One window from the genome of Diospyros lotus cultivar Yz01 chromosome 11, ASM1463336v1, whole genome shotgun sequence encodes:
- the LOC127813061 gene encoding probable ADP-ribosylation factor GTPase-activating protein AGD8 produces the protein MASTESSTDKNAVFRKLKAKPENKMCFDCNAKNPTWASVTYGIFLCIDCSAVHRSLGVHISFVRSTNLDTWTPEQLKIMSFGGNNRAHVFFKQHGWTDGGKIEAKFTSRAADLYRQILAKEVAKSSTEDTGVPSSPVASQSMHASNGFTDKIAEAPKEISSVKQESSDVSVSPKASHTAFTSSVKKPLGAKKTGKSGGLGARKLTTKPSDSLYDQKPEEPPLQGPTSSNSTPTSTLSFTSRFEYVDNVQAAPVSSDGTQVISHVAPPKATSFFAEYGMNSGFPKKTGFSSSKVQVEETDEARKKFSNAKSISSAQFFGDQNKAAMDAQVSLQKFSGSTAISSADLFGDTRDDLPLDLAASDLINRLSFQAQQDISSLKDMAGETGKKLSSLASTLMADLQDRIL, from the exons atggcGTCGACCGAGAGCTCCACCGACAAGAACGCCGTTTTTCGGAAGCTCAAAGCGAAGCCGGAGAACAAA ATGTGTTTTGATTGCAATGCGAAGAATCCGACATGGGCTTCTGTTACGTACGGGATCTTTTTGTGCATCGACTGTTCCGCTGTTCATCGGAGCCTCGGAGTTCACATCAGCTTCGTTAG GTCTACCAATTTAGACACATGGACTCCAGAGCAGTTAAAGATAATGAGCTTTGGAGGAAACAACCGCGCCCATGTTTTCTTCAAGCAGCATGGATGGACTGATGGAGGCAAGATTGAGGCCAAGTTTACCTCAAGAGCTGCTGACTTATATAGACAGATACTTGCAAAGGAAGTTGCTAAAAGTTCTACTGAAGACACAGGCGTGCCATCGTCCCCAGTTGCTTCTCAGTCAATGCATGCCTCGAATGGCTTTACTGATAAGATTGCAGAAGCACCTAAAGAAATTTCCTCTGTGAAGCAAGAATCTTCTGATGTCTCTGTTTCACCTAAAGCTTCTCATACAGCGTTTACTTCATCTGTTAAAAAGCCTCTTGGTGCCAAAAAAACTGGAAAGTCTGGGGGACTTGGTGCTCGAAAGCTAACTACTAAG CCAAGTGACAGTCTCTATGATCAGAAGCCTGAGGAACCTCCTTTACAAGGTCCAACCTCAAGCAATAGCACCCCAACATCCACTTTGTCTTTTACCTCGCGTTTCGAGTATGTAGATAATGTCCAAGCTGCTCCCGTGAGTTCTGATGGTACACAGGTGATCAGCCATGTAGCCCCTCCAAAGGCAACGAGTTTCTTTGCAGAGTATGGAATGAACAGTGGTTTCCCAAAGAAAACAGGCTTCAGTTCATCCAAAGTTCAA GTTGAGGAAACTGATGAGGCAAGGAAGAAATTTTCCAATGCTAAGTCCATTTCATCAGCCCAATTTTTTGGAGATCAGAACAAAGCTGCTATGGATGCTCAAGTTTCCTTGCAGAAATTCTCA GGTTCAACTGCCATATCTAGTGCTGATCTTTTTGGTGACACAAGAGATGATTTGCCCCTTGATCTTGCTGCAAGTGACCTCATTAACCGTCTCTCTTTCCAG GCACAACAGGATATCTCTTCTCTTAAAGATATGGCAGGAGAGACTGGGAAGAAGCTAAGTTCCCTGGCGTCCACTTTAATGGCAGATCTTCAGGATAGAATTCTGTGA